One Arcobacter sp. FWKO B genomic window, ATCAAGAATATAATTCTCAGCCATTTTATGTACAGATTCACCATCAATCAAATAAAACCATCCCATCTTACCAACTTCTGATTTTACCCCATCTATTGACCTTACAAATGTAAACTTACCTTTTGTTGAAGTCTCCACCACACAAACTTGTTTCAAAAGTTCAAGTGCAGTAGTCCCATCTTTGTAAGTTGTGGTTACCACTTTTGAAGGTGTATAATCACCATAGATTACTGTTACTTCTATTTCATTAGCAAAAAGAGTGATACAAAAAAGTATAAAAAAAGCTATATATCTCAAAATGACACCTTAATACCAGCATAATACGCCCTTGGAGATGTGGCATAGTTTTCGATTGTTTGGTAATATTTATTTGTTATATTATCCACTTTTGCATAAATTTTAGTATTTTTAAATATATCGTAGTTGACTACCATATTTGCTATAGTGTATCGTCCAGTTTGCTCACCTTTGTCATCTGCTAAATTGTATCTAGTACCTATATACTCCCCATAAAGCCCTAGATGAAGATTTGTCAAACCATAATAATCAACACCAAATTTCAAACTCTCTTTTGCTCTTCTTGCTAGGCTTTTGCCATCTTTGTCTTTTGCACTAAGTTGTGTATAGCTTAGATTTAGTAAGGTGCTTTTATAGATTTCTTTTTTGTAATCTAGCTCAAAACCTTTTAGTTTTGAAGTACCTTGTACATTATTGTATTTGCTATTACTCCACTCTATCATATCATCGATTTTATTACTAAAATATGTAGCTTTAAAGCTCATATACTCAAACCCTACATCGGTTGATTTAGTAGTTTCAGGTTTTAGATTTGGATTTGGTCCATTTTTTCCAAAAAGTTGCCCAAGGGTAGGTACATTGTATGCAGTCCCATAATTAGCAAATAATGCAAGATCATCATTTATATTATACTTTGCCCCTATTTTACCCGTAGTTTTGTTATCAAAGGCATCATATTTATCCGCTCTTAGAGATTGGGTAAATATAAGCTTATCAAACTTATTACTATTGGTCAAAAATAAGGCTTTATTTGTGTAGTCTTTATTAAGAGTATCAAGTTGTTCAAATTTCTTATAATCTCCTCCTACTATCACAAATGATGTCTCATCCAAATAATCTATTTTTGATTTTAAACCAAACTCATCTAAATTCCCATCATAGTCACTTGTTGTAG contains:
- a CDS encoding DUF4430 domain-containing protein translates to MRYIAFFILFCITLFANEIEVTVIYGDYTPSKVVTTTYKDGTTALELLKQVCVVETSTKGKFTFVRSIDGVKSEVGKMGWFYLIDGESVHKMAENYILDGAKSMIWILKVEACY